In Bos indicus isolate NIAB-ARS_2022 breed Sahiwal x Tharparkar chromosome 19, NIAB-ARS_B.indTharparkar_mat_pri_1.0, whole genome shotgun sequence, the following proteins share a genomic window:
- the VCF1 gene encoding protein VCF1 isoform X2, which yields MCPPPRKFYTRALTSRVLSPHALTSFGTLSCGAVNGWRRALLTELLELLLDCVARWCPVLILCDPVDRSPPGPSGHGISQSSSSDSGGSSSSSISSPDRASGPESSLHHLAAGPGPHTPQPAPEPSALCQGPYFHINQTLKEAHFHSLQHRGRPPS from the exons ATGTGTCCTCCCCCAAGAAAATTCTACACAAGAGCATTAACCTCCAGAGTTCTTTCTCCTCATGCGTTGACTTCTTTCGGCACGCTGTCGTGTGGAGCTGTGAATGGATGGAGAAGGGCGCTGCTGACCGAGTTACTGGAGCTGTTGCTTGATTGTGTGGCTCGGTGGTGTCCTGTcttgattctctgtgaccccgtggaccggagcccaccaggcccttctggccacgggatttcccag TCTTCGAGCAGTgacagcggcggcagcagcagcagcagcatcagcagccccGACAGGGCCAGTGGGCCGGAGAGCAGCTTGCACCACCTCGCCGCCGGGCCTGGCCCCCACACCCCGCAGCCCGCGCCCGAGCCATCCGCGCTGTGCCAAGGCCCCTACTTCCACATCAACCAGACCCTGAAGGAGGCCCACTTCCACAGCCTGCAGCATCGGGGACGGCCCCCCTCGTGA